In one Parageobacillus genomosp. 1 genomic region, the following are encoded:
- a CDS encoding PTS sugar transporter subunit IIA codes for MLKELLTKHHIQFVEEVGDWKEAITLAAKPLLDGGYITNEYIQAMIDNVMTLGPYIVIAQGVALPHARPGQGVKKIGMSFLQIKNGCLFSEKEEHRVYVLIVLAAIDNETHLKALSQLTKLLSNKENIRVLFSTDSVEEVLTLVEVYSH; via the coding sequence ATGCTGAAAGAGTTGCTTACAAAACATCACATTCAATTTGTTGAAGAGGTAGGTGATTGGAAAGAAGCGATTACGCTTGCTGCTAAACCGTTATTGGATGGCGGTTATATTACAAACGAATATATTCAAGCGATGATTGACAATGTGATGACATTGGGGCCTTACATCGTGATTGCACAGGGAGTGGCTTTGCCGCATGCCCGGCCGGGACAGGGTGTAAAGAAAATTGGGATGAGCTTTCTTCAAATTAAAAATGGCTGCCTTTTCTCCGAAAAGGAAGAACACCGGGTATATGTGTTAATTGTTTTAGCTGCCATTGACAATGAAACACATTTGAAAGCGCTATCACAGCTAACAAAATTGTTATCCAATAAAGAAAATATCCGTGTATTATTCTCGACTGATTCGGTAGAAGAAGTACTCACATTAGTCGAAGTGTATTCTCATTAA
- a CDS encoding PTS sugar transporter subunit IIB has protein sequence MKKILVVCGNGLGSSFIIEMNVKNVLKELGIEAEVSHTDLATSKTEKADLYLGAKDLVEVLDDGTRNVAKLTNILDLDELRSVLEKHL, from the coding sequence ATGAAAAAAATTCTCGTCGTTTGCGGAAATGGGCTAGGAAGCAGTTTTATCATCGAAATGAACGTTAAAAATGTGCTAAAAGAGTTAGGGATTGAAGCCGAAGTTTCCCATACTGATTTAGCAACAAGCAAAACGGAAAAAGCAGATTTATATTTAGGGGCAAAAGATTTAGTGGAAGTACTTGATGACGGCACGCGCAACGTTGCCAAACTGACAAATATTCTCGACCTTGATGAACTAAGATCCGTGCTCGAGAAACATTTGTGA
- a CDS encoding PTS ascorbate transporter subunit IIC, producing the protein MFDFLMKDILGSPAILVGLFAFLGLLLQKKSFPDIVSGTLKTIMGFVILGGGANILIGSLNVFGKMFEKAFHIQGVIPNNEAIVAIAQQTFGKETAMIMLFGMIVNILIARFTPFKYIFLTGHHTLFMACLISAVFATGGVTGIPLVIIGSIILGSLMVLMPAILQPYMRQITGTDQIALGHFGSIGYFTSAWIGKRLGNKSQSTEDIKVPKSLGFLRDTSVAMSLTMVLLFFIVAPFAGKQFIEKELSGGVNFLVFSLMQGITFAAGVYVVLAGVRMLIAEIVPAFKGIADKVVQDAKPALDCPAVFPYAPNAVIVGFLSSFAAGIISMFILPLVGLKVIVPGLIPHFFTGAAAGVFGNATGGRRGAIFGAFANGILISFLPALLLPVLGSLGFEGTTFGDSDFGIVGILLGYLIKLFS; encoded by the coding sequence ATGTTTGATTTCCTTATGAAGGATATATTAGGCTCGCCGGCGATTTTAGTCGGATTGTTCGCGTTCCTTGGCTTGTTGCTGCAAAAGAAAAGTTTTCCTGATATCGTTTCCGGCACGTTAAAGACGATTATGGGATTTGTCATTCTCGGCGGCGGCGCCAACATTCTAATCGGCTCGTTAAACGTTTTCGGGAAAATGTTTGAAAAAGCGTTCCATATTCAAGGAGTCATTCCGAACAACGAAGCGATTGTTGCCATTGCCCAACAAACGTTTGGAAAAGAAACAGCGATGATTATGTTATTTGGAATGATTGTCAATATCCTCATCGCTCGATTTACACCTTTTAAATATATCTTTTTAACAGGGCATCATACGTTATTTATGGCGTGCTTAATATCCGCTGTGTTTGCCACGGGCGGGGTTACTGGCATTCCGCTTGTCATCATTGGTTCTATTATTCTTGGAAGTTTGATGGTGTTGATGCCGGCGATTTTGCAGCCGTATATGCGCCAAATTACAGGCACGGACCAAATCGCTTTAGGCCATTTTGGCTCGATCGGCTATTTTACTTCGGCGTGGATCGGAAAACGGCTTGGGAACAAATCGCAATCCACAGAAGATATTAAAGTGCCGAAATCATTAGGATTTCTTCGCGATACATCGGTTGCGATGTCATTGACAATGGTTCTGCTATTCTTTATTGTTGCCCCATTTGCCGGAAAGCAGTTTATAGAGAAAGAGTTAAGCGGCGGCGTGAACTTCCTTGTCTTCTCCCTTATGCAAGGAATTACATTCGCCGCTGGAGTATACGTCGTATTAGCAGGAGTACGGATGCTCATTGCCGAAATTGTTCCAGCATTTAAGGGGATTGCGGATAAAGTAGTGCAAGACGCCAAACCGGCGCTCGATTGTCCGGCCGTATTTCCTTACGCCCCAAATGCTGTTATCGTCGGCTTTTTATCGAGCTTTGCCGCAGGGATTATTTCGATGTTTATCTTGCCGCTCGTCGGCTTAAAAGTGATTGTTCCTGGGCTAATTCCGCACTTTTTCACCGGAGCCGCTGCCGGCGTATTCGGCAACGCCACAGGCGGCAGACGAGGTGCCATTTTCGGGGCATTTGCCAACGGAATTTTAATCTCTTTCTTGCCAGCGCTCTTGCTCCCAGTCCTTGGCTCGCTCGGGTTTGAAGGTACCACGTTCGGAGATTCGGATTTTGGGATTGTTGGGATTTTGTTGGGATATTTGATTAAGTTGTTTTCGTGA
- a CDS encoding SMI1/KNR4 family protein, with amino-acid sequence MYPISDEIIKKAEDILGVKLPLSYIALIKEKNGGELNYPYFMLPDGQKERISYIEGICLDPNDGRSIMSSKELLKEAQLPQEFFVLWDDFHHWLVLDYRSTKSNPPILYIRENYSTEEITWEFIEIASSFDDFLNKLFRLPPLDPKKLKPSYGRKK; translated from the coding sequence ATGTATCCAATAAGCGACGAGATAATCAAGAAAGCAGAGGATATTTTAGGTGTAAAGTTACCCTTGTCTTATATTGCGTTGATAAAGGAAAAAAACGGCGGCGAACTAAACTATCCATACTTTATGTTACCTGATGGACAAAAGGAAAGAATATCTTATATAGAGGGGATATGCCTTGACCCAAACGATGGAAGAAGTATTATGTCATCAAAGGAGTTATTGAAAGAAGCTCAACTTCCACAAGAATTTTTTGTATTATGGGATGATTTTCATCATTGGTTGGTATTAGATTATCGTAGTACCAAAAGTAATCCACCAATCCTTTATATTAGGGAGAATTACTCAACAGAAGAGATAACTTGGGAATTTATTGAAATAGCCTCCTCTTTTGATGACTTCTTAAATAAACTATTCCGTTTACCTCCGTTAGACCCTAAAAAATTAAAACCGAGTTATGGACGAAAAAAATAG
- a CDS encoding tetratricopeptide repeat protein: MNNFHQLVNQLQERVRQEPNNVCLINDLAIALMEINHYEEAFFQFKKAADIYPNVQSLNNLAYFYYHEGEPLEEGVWRIKEKEAIELLKKVIEHNPSSYFPYNLLGEIYTANHHYNQAKEVLLKAICIQPTLENLNNLGICYYKTSFLEKAAEYFYKANLERKENNFSLYPLLSYGICLAELGEREEALKNANELLILNQELEDNFEDQIAHIYYITGDYSEFVNIYSKLDLLFYEVDWIPPYLFALKELGRLDKMEDIVESIIKHKLKEIQETLVDDEEEWEPGRKEEYMNELQTEIKFLRNSAKQIMEGKQPTLEYEPIVETRCYLFGCKRHNNPNYLPC, translated from the coding sequence ATGAATAATTTTCATCAATTAGTGAACCAATTACAGGAACGAGTTAGGCAAGAACCTAATAATGTCTGTTTAATAAACGATTTAGCTATCGCATTAATGGAAATCAACCATTATGAAGAGGCGTTTTTCCAGTTTAAAAAGGCGGCTGATATTTATCCAAATGTACAGTCACTAAATAATTTAGCGTATTTCTACTATCATGAGGGAGAACCATTAGAGGAAGGTGTGTGGAGAATTAAAGAAAAAGAAGCCATTGAGCTTTTAAAAAAGGTCATCGAACATAATCCATCATCCTATTTTCCGTATAATTTATTGGGTGAAATCTATACAGCCAACCATCATTATAATCAAGCCAAAGAGGTATTATTAAAGGCGATCTGTATTCAACCTACTTTAGAAAACTTAAATAATTTAGGTATTTGTTATTATAAAACATCATTTCTTGAAAAAGCAGCCGAGTATTTTTATAAGGCGAACTTAGAAAGGAAAGAGAATAACTTCAGCTTGTATCCATTACTTAGTTATGGCATCTGTTTGGCGGAACTAGGGGAAAGGGAGGAAGCTTTAAAAAACGCAAACGAATTACTTATTCTTAATCAGGAGTTAGAAGATAATTTTGAGGACCAAATCGCTCACATCTATTACATTACAGGAGATTATTCTGAATTTGTTAATATTTACTCCAAATTAGATTTACTTTTTTATGAAGTAGATTGGATACCACCTTATCTGTTTGCGCTTAAGGAACTTGGCCGATTAGATAAAATGGAAGATATTGTTGAATCGATCATCAAGCATAAATTAAAAGAAATCCAGGAAACTCTTGTAGATGACGAAGAAGAGTGGGAGCCTGGAAGAAAAGAAGAATACATGAATGAATTGCAAACGGAAATAAAATTTTTGAGAAATTCGGCGAAGCAAATAATGGAAGGAAAACAGCCTACCTTGGAATATGAACCCATTGTTGAGACAAGATGTTATTTATTTGGATGCAAAAGACATAATAACCCTAACTATTTACCTTGTTAA
- a CDS encoding GNAT family N-acetyltransferase, producing MHIRNLEENEYEFLLDMMYEAIYIPHNKPPKEELLNSPHIKKYHEGWGRKGDRALIALNKDNQPVGAAWYRLFKENQKGYGYVDDNTPELGIAVIDAERGKGIGTLLMKKLFEQALKDGYTSLSLSVDPNNIKAVQLYKKLGFKQCGSSGTSWTMVYNISSN from the coding sequence TTGCATATAAGAAACTTAGAAGAAAATGAGTATGAATTTTTATTGGATATGATGTATGAAGCTATTTATATTCCACACAATAAGCCACCTAAAGAAGAACTATTAAATTCACCACATATTAAAAAATATCATGAGGGATGGGGGAGAAAAGGGGATAGAGCTTTAATTGCTCTTAACAAGGATAATCAACCTGTTGGTGCTGCTTGGTATCGCTTATTTAAAGAAAACCAAAAAGGATATGGATATGTTGATGATAATACTCCAGAACTCGGGATAGCTGTTATTGATGCTGAAAGAGGTAAAGGTATCGGTACTCTACTTATGAAAAAGTTATTTGAACAAGCTTTGAAAGATGGCTATACATCCTTATCTTTGAGTGTTGACCCAAATAATATTAAGGCTGTACAACTTTATAAGAAACTCGGATTTAAACAATGTGGTTCATCAGGAACATCTTGGACAATGGTATATAACATTTCTTCGAATTAG
- a CDS encoding winged helix-turn-helix transcriptional regulator, with translation MQKKKYNIPVEATLEVIGGKWKCVILCHLTHGKKRTSELKRLMPGITQKMLTQQLRELEEDGIINRIVYNQVPPKVEYELSEYGWSLKDILDSLCAWGEKHITKIYGDKFAVLEESVLNDNLK, from the coding sequence ATGCAGAAAAAGAAGTACAATATTCCCGTTGAAGCAACACTAGAAGTGATAGGCGGAAAATGGAAATGCGTGATCCTTTGCCATCTAACACACGGTAAAAAACGTACAAGTGAGCTGAAACGTCTTATGCCCGGCATTACACAAAAAATGTTAACTCAACAATTACGTGAGTTAGAAGAGGATGGAATCATTAATCGTATTGTTTATAACCAAGTTCCTCCAAAAGTAGAATATGAACTTAGTGAATATGGGTGGAGTTTAAAAGATATTTTAGACTCTTTATGTGCATGGGGAGAAAAACATATTACCAAGATATATGGTGATAAATTTGCTGTGTTAGAAGAGAGCGTTTTAAATGATAATCTGAAATAA
- a CDS encoding MFS transporter: MTLDKKRSTLALLALAVSAFAIGTTEFISVGLLPLISQDLQVSVSTAGLTVSLYALGVTFGAPILTSVTSNMSRKSLLLWIMIIFIIGNSIAASATSIGVLLVARVLSAFSHGVFMSIGSTIAASLVPENRRASAISIMFTGLTVATITGVPFGTFIGQQFGWRLAFIFIVVVGIIAFIANSILVPSNLRKGARTTFGDQFKLLTNGRLLLLFIITALGYGGTFVVFTYLSPLLQDITGFNQRTVAVILLIYGVAIAIGNVMGGKLSNQNPIGALFYMFIVQAIVLCILTFTAPFKVAALMTIILMGLLAFMNVPGLQVYVVMLAERFVPSAVDVASAINIAAFNAGIAIGSYLGGVITDSIGLIHTPWIGALMVLGAVILTDWSRALERKDQKKCSVEFR; the protein is encoded by the coding sequence ATGACTTTAGATAAAAAACGAAGTACATTGGCATTGCTGGCATTAGCAGTGAGTGCATTTGCCATTGGGACAACAGAATTTATTAGTGTAGGACTATTACCACTTATATCTCAAGATTTACAGGTTTCTGTTTCAACGGCGGGGTTAACCGTTTCCTTATATGCTTTAGGGGTAACCTTTGGAGCACCTATCCTGACATCTGTGACATCTAATATGTCACGTAAATCTTTATTACTTTGGATTATGATTATTTTTATTATTGGTAATAGCATTGCTGCTAGTGCTACTAGTATTGGTGTTTTGCTAGTTGCTCGTGTGCTTTCGGCCTTTTCACATGGGGTATTTATGTCAATTGGATCCACTATCGCAGCAAGTTTAGTACCAGAAAATCGCAGAGCTAGTGCTATTTCCATTATGTTCACAGGTCTCACCGTAGCAACTATTACGGGTGTACCTTTTGGCACATTTATTGGGCAGCAATTCGGTTGGAGGCTTGCTTTTATATTTATTGTTGTTGTCGGCATTATTGCTTTCATCGCTAACAGTATTCTTGTTCCATCGAATTTACGAAAAGGCGCTCGTACCACATTTGGCGATCAGTTCAAACTTTTGACAAATGGTCGTTTATTACTTTTATTTATTATTACAGCTTTAGGGTATGGAGGTACATTCGTTGTCTTTACGTATTTATCTCCACTTCTTCAAGATATCACTGGATTTAATCAGAGGACAGTTGCTGTTATTCTACTTATCTATGGAGTAGCCATTGCGATTGGTAACGTGATGGGTGGAAAGTTGTCTAATCAAAATCCGATTGGTGCATTATTTTATATGTTTATTGTGCAAGCCATTGTGCTCTGTATCTTAACATTCACGGCTCCATTTAAAGTAGCTGCATTAATGACGATCATCTTAATGGGATTGTTAGCTTTTATGAATGTGCCGGGACTGCAAGTATATGTAGTGATGCTAGCTGAGCGTTTTGTACCGAGTGCAGTAGATGTGGCTTCTGCGATTAATATTGCAGCATTTAACGCTGGAATCGCAATTGGATCCTACCTGGGTGGTGTAATCACCGATTCTATTGGACTTATTCATACACCGTGGATAGGAGCATTAATGGTTCTAGGAGCTGTTATCTTAACAGATTGGAGTCGAGCCCTAGAGCGAAAAGATCAAAAAAAGTGTAGCGTAGAATTTAGATAA
- a CDS encoding aldo/keto reductase, with the protein MVAKNLQDTTTLHNGVKMPWFGIGVFKVEEGPELVNAVKTAIKHGYRSIDTAAIYGNEVGVGQGIREGMKEAGISREGLFVTSKVWNTDLGYKSTIAAYETSLNKLGLEYLDLYLIHWPVEGKYKDAWRALETLYKEGRVKAIGVSNFQIHHLEDLMKDAEIKPMVNQVEYHPRLTQKELQSFCQEHGIQLEAWSPLMQGQLLNNEVLQEIANKYNKSVAQVILRWDLQNGVVTIPKTTKEHRIIENASVFDFELTEEDMERIDGLNQNHRVGPDPDNFDF; encoded by the coding sequence ATGGTTGCAAAAAATTTACAAGATACAACCACTTTGCATAACGGTGTAAAAATGCCCTGGTTTGGTATCGGGGTGTTTAAAGTAGAAGAAGGTCCCGAGTTAGTTAATGCTGTAAAAACAGCCATTAAACATGGTTATCGCAGTATTGATACAGCAGCTATTTATGGAAATGAAGTGGGAGTCGGACAAGGTATCCGTGAAGGGATGAAAGAAGCTGGTATTTCTAGAGAAGGTCTATTTGTGACATCGAAAGTTTGGAATACCGATTTAGGATACAAATCTACAATAGCAGCCTATGAAACGAGCTTAAATAAACTTGGTTTAGAGTATCTAGATTTATACCTCATTCACTGGCCTGTAGAAGGTAAGTATAAAGATGCATGGAGAGCATTAGAGACTCTTTATAAAGAAGGACGAGTAAAAGCTATTGGAGTAAGTAATTTTCAAATCCATCATCTTGAAGACTTGATGAAAGACGCAGAAATTAAACCAATGGTGAACCAAGTGGAATACCATCCACGTTTAACCCAAAAAGAACTTCAGTCGTTTTGTCAGGAACATGGGATTCAGCTAGAAGCTTGGTCTCCATTAATGCAAGGTCAATTACTAAATAATGAGGTTTTACAAGAGATCGCAAATAAGTATAACAAATCTGTTGCTCAAGTCATTTTACGTTGGGACTTACAAAACGGCGTTGTAACCATTCCAAAAACGACAAAAGAACATCGCATTATTGAAAACGCATCGGTATTTGATTTTGAGTTAACGGAAGAAGATATGGAGCGGATTGATGGCCTGAATCAGAATCATCGAGTCGGTCCAGACCCAGATAATTTTGATTTTTAA
- a CDS encoding NAD(P)/FAD-dependent oxidoreductase has translation MKSYIVVGGGILGASTAYHLAKEGAAVTLIDRGDKGQATDAAAGIVCPWVSQRRNKLWYRLAKGGARFYPALIEELKSYDETETGYERVGAICLHTDEEKLQKVEEKALQRREDAPEMGEITRLSPKETKALFPPLAEEYSSIHVSGAARVNGRALRDSLVKAAQKLGATYIRGNAKLIHEGAQVIGVEVEGRQYVGDAVIATAGAWSKELLLPLGIEFLVVPQRAQIVHLERPEQDTDNWPVVMAPNNQYLLAFKDGRIVVGATHENEVGFDCRITAGGLHEVLDKALTVAPGLANCTHLETRVGFRPYTPGFLPVFGTLPGFKGIYVANGLGASGLTAGPYLGSELAKLVLGKPTELDPFDYDVAGAIKK, from the coding sequence ATGAAATCATACATAGTCGTTGGAGGCGGAATTTTAGGAGCGTCTACCGCTTATCACTTGGCAAAAGAAGGAGCTGCTGTAACGTTAATAGACAGGGGTGACAAAGGTCAAGCAACGGATGCCGCAGCTGGAATTGTTTGTCCATGGGTTTCCCAGCGTCGAAATAAGCTTTGGTATCGTTTAGCGAAAGGCGGAGCGAGATTTTATCCTGCTTTAATCGAAGAACTGAAATCCTATGATGAAACTGAAACGGGATATGAGCGTGTAGGAGCAATCTGTCTCCATACAGATGAAGAGAAGCTTCAAAAGGTAGAGGAAAAAGCATTACAACGTCGTGAAGACGCACCGGAAATGGGCGAAATTACGCGACTGTCTCCGAAGGAAACAAAAGCGCTATTTCCGCCATTAGCAGAGGAGTATAGCTCCATTCATGTCAGTGGCGCCGCTCGCGTCAATGGAAGAGCACTTCGCGACTCCTTAGTTAAGGCAGCACAAAAGCTTGGGGCTACTTATATCAGAGGAAACGCAAAACTTATCCATGAAGGTGCTCAAGTAATCGGTGTCGAAGTAGAAGGAAGACAATATGTAGGAGATGCAGTCATTGCAACGGCTGGTGCGTGGTCAAAAGAGCTGCTTCTACCGTTAGGCATTGAATTTTTAGTGGTGCCGCAAAGAGCACAAATCGTTCACCTTGAAAGACCAGAACAGGATACAGACAACTGGCCCGTTGTCATGGCGCCAAATAACCAATATCTTCTTGCCTTTAAAGATGGCCGTATCGTTGTTGGAGCAACTCATGAAAATGAGGTTGGCTTCGATTGCAGAATAACGGCTGGCGGTTTGCACGAAGTATTGGACAAAGCTTTAACCGTAGCTCCAGGGCTGGCAAATTGTACTCATCTTGAAACAAGAGTTGGCTTTCGTCCATACACTCCTGGGTTTCTTCCAGTCTTTGGGACGCTTCCAGGTTTTAAAGGCATCTATGTGGCCAACGGATTAGGCGCATCCGGACTGACAGCCGGTCCTTACTTAGGTTCTGAACTGGCAAAGCTTGTGCTCGGAAAACCAACAGAATTAGACCCTTTTGACTATGATGTCGCTGGCGCCATAAAAAAATAG
- a CDS encoding MGDG synthase family glycosyltransferase codes for MSKKVLILSEAIGSGHTKAAEALVQGISYLAPSIQTKILEVGQTLHPLTAKLLLNTYLKIIVRSPSLWRKMYRYKQTEPLSNWKKFIIFQLFHRQIEVLLHQEKPHLIICTHPFTSSSASLLKRMGYNFTLCSVITDFHVHGAWVHQEVDVYLVSSEDVYNQLINMGIPKDRIVVTGLPIRSNFWIKKNKQEMRKKLKLKNIPTVIIMGGGLGLGGIQPLAHALLKWKEKIQVIICTGLNKTLRTALLRDEMFHHPHFHILGFVNDIDEWMEAADLLITKPGGLTCFEALSKGLPMYIYQPIPGHEEKNCDFLINNHLAIKIDDTNHIDILIEKLLFSPQELEFLHNKIREFQQKIDPLASAKFIVNQLIP; via the coding sequence GTGAGTAAGAAAGTATTAATCCTATCAGAAGCCATTGGTAGTGGTCATACAAAAGCTGCGGAAGCGTTGGTACAAGGAATTTCTTATCTTGCACCTTCAATCCAAACAAAAATTTTAGAGGTGGGGCAAACACTCCATCCTCTTACCGCAAAACTGCTACTTAATACTTACCTCAAAATAATCGTCCGGTCTCCTTCATTATGGAGAAAAATGTATCGCTATAAACAAACCGAGCCTCTTTCTAATTGGAAAAAATTTATTATTTTTCAACTATTCCATCGACAAATTGAAGTTCTTCTTCATCAGGAAAAACCTCACCTTATTATTTGCACCCATCCATTTACCAGCTCATCTGCATCCTTACTAAAGAGGATGGGTTATAATTTCACACTTTGCTCGGTGATAACGGATTTTCATGTTCATGGGGCATGGGTCCATCAAGAGGTAGATGTATATTTGGTATCGAGTGAGGATGTGTATAATCAATTAATAAATATGGGAATTCCAAAAGATCGGATTGTAGTAACGGGCTTGCCAATAAGGTCAAATTTTTGGATAAAGAAAAACAAACAGGAAATGCGAAAAAAATTAAAATTAAAAAATATTCCTACCGTCATAATCATGGGAGGAGGATTAGGATTAGGCGGAATTCAGCCACTTGCTCATGCGCTTTTAAAATGGAAAGAAAAAATTCAGGTAATCATATGTACTGGATTAAACAAAACACTAAGAACCGCATTGTTAAGAGATGAAATGTTCCATCATCCTCATTTTCACATTTTAGGGTTCGTTAACGACATTGACGAGTGGATGGAAGCGGCTGATTTACTTATTACAAAACCGGGCGGATTGACCTGTTTTGAAGCATTATCAAAGGGGCTGCCTATGTATATATATCAACCAATCCCTGGTCATGAAGAAAAAAATTGTGATTTTTTAATAAATAATCATTTGGCTATAAAAATTGATGATACAAATCATATTGATATTTTGATCGAAAAATTACTGTTTTCTCCACAAGAGTTGGAGTTTTTACACAATAAAATAAGGGAATTTCAACAAAAAATAGACCCATTGGCAAGTGCCAAATTTATTGTTAACCAGCTTATTCCGTAA
- a CDS encoding GDSL-type esterase/lipase family protein, with amino-acid sequence MENRVFYIALGDSLTAGVGASTHERSFAASFFQSIKQTKECQYMNFGKPGRSSGELLQFLTDSEIRDLLKRATHITITIGRIDLIRAYQNNVNLLGYISTIQTLKQNLTHILHNITETNPNTHIFLMGLYNPGTPDHKLS; translated from the coding sequence ATGGAAAATCGAGTTTTTTATATTGCCCTAGGAGATTCCCTCACTGCCGGAGTAGGTGCTTCTACACATGAACGGTCATTTGCGGCCAGTTTTTTTCAATCAATAAAACAAACGAAAGAGTGCCAGTACATGAATTTTGGTAAACCAGGGAGAAGCAGCGGGGAATTGCTTCAATTTCTTACTGATTCCGAAATACGCGACTTATTGAAGAGGGCCACCCATATTACGATTACAATAGGCCGAATCGATTTGATTCGTGCTTATCAGAATAACGTTAATTTATTGGGATACATTAGTACGATTCAAACGTTAAAACAAAATTTGACACATATATTACACAATATAACTGAAACAAACCCAAATACTCATATATTCCTGATGGGGCTTTATAATCCTGGCACCCCGGATCATAAATTAAGTTAG
- a CDS encoding alkaline phosphatase family protein, with protein MVQTDIQNIPKQLQGFKQLYGITDAYAVSATKSLIQSGNAPDFLLVYLPDNDHRIHKKSPDHAEESLIQVDKCIQQILNTFHSWDEALDQFVFIVTSDHGQTKIGKEEEFNIDLDVLLERFHSLQLGEDVNDHDIVVCNNERMAYIYLLKPNLEEKILQQLLSETRIDIVATKKNGGVRVKEGGSGREIYFKPNGQYVDIYGSSWEINGEWTVLDLRLHEDIVDYGDYPDALSRLYGAMYSQEIPMTVVTARPRYEFKSQFYPIHLDGGSHGSLHKYDSTIPLIITGTKHPVKEPPRLIDLKDFVIKLFEE; from the coding sequence ATGGTTCAAACGGATATACAAAATATCCCGAAGCAGCTGCAAGGATTTAAACAATTGTACGGAATCACCGATGCTTATGCCGTATCGGCAACTAAGTCGCTCATTCAATCTGGGAATGCTCCAGATTTTTTGCTCGTATACCTTCCGGACAACGACCATCGGATACATAAGAAAAGTCCCGATCATGCAGAGGAATCTTTGATACAAGTGGATAAATGCATACAGCAGATTTTAAATACGTTTCATTCCTGGGATGAGGCACTTGATCAGTTTGTATTTATTGTCACCAGCGACCACGGGCAAACGAAAATTGGAAAAGAAGAAGAGTTTAACATTGATCTTGATGTATTGTTGGAACGATTTCATAGTCTTCAATTAGGTGAAGATGTGAACGATCACGATATTGTCGTTTGCAACAACGAGCGAATGGCTTATATTTACCTTTTAAAGCCAAACTTAGAGGAGAAAATCTTGCAGCAATTGTTATCTGAAACACGAATTGATATTGTCGCAACAAAAAAGAATGGAGGAGTTCGGGTAAAAGAAGGGGGATCGGGGAGAGAAATCTATTTTAAACCGAATGGTCAATATGTCGATATTTATGGATCATCATGGGAAATTAATGGGGAATGGACGGTCCTTGATCTGCGACTTCACGAGGACATTGTCGATTATGGAGATTATCCTGACGCACTTTCAAGACTATACGGAGCCATGTATTCACAGGAGATACCCATGACTGTAGTTACAGCCCGGCCAAGATACGAATTCAAAAGCCAGTTTTATCCCATTCATTTAGATGGCGGAAGCCACGGCTCTTTACATAAATACGATTCAACAATTCCCCTTATCATAACCGGTACGAAACACCCCGTGAAAGAACCGCCAAGGTTAATCGATTTAAAGGACTTTGTTATTAAGCTTTTTGAAGAATAG